The nucleotide sequence TCATTGATCCAGGATGTCCCTATGTCAAGAACCCATATTATATTGACTTTTGGCAGTTCTTATACTGGTTCAGTTCAACAAACCATGATACAAAATTTAGATATCCTTATTTTTTAAGTAATTTTAATCACAAAAATGAACTTTTAGATTCTATTGTATTGGCCTGAAAGGTGccaatttgtgttctttcttCTACTCCTGAACTTGAAAACAACGTACATATTTCTTGGCTTGTAGAAGGCCAATACCTATGTACCAACACTTTCAAGCCAATCTCGATTTTTTGAAGTCTACTTTTGTCCTTAGTTATGCTATGTAAGAACCAAATAAAATGTACTTTTAGATTCTATTGTATATGCCTGGAAGGTGCCAGTTTGTGTTCTGTCTTCTACTCCTGAACTTGAAAACAACGTACATTTTTCTTGGCTTGTAGAAGGCTGATACCTATGTGCCAACACTTTCAACCCAATCTCTTTTTTTGAAGTCTACTTTTGTCCTTAGTTATGCTATGTAAGAACCAAACATTAATTATTCATGTTTCCTGTTAAATTGTTTTTGTTATTCAAAAATTTCTTGACCTTTTTTTTCCAAGAccattctctctttttcttttctctataaGATATCCGTTATTGAACTCATGCCTTGCCTTTTTCAGAACATTTTACCCCATGTTAGTAACAAAGTATAGATTTGAACAAAGGGCTTTTTGATTTGAGATACAACAATGTGCGTGATTCTGGGAGAAATTACAGCAGTCTGAGGGAAAAATAAAGTTGCCGCTTTTTTTGAAAATTCACATATTTGTTTTGTTTTGAACATTTCTTGAACTTCATTTTTAGTTCGGAAACAAGTTTGAGATCAGATAAATGACCTATTAAATTTTGCGTAGTCACGTTGTCAGGTAATTGGTTCATCCTGATTCTTTGTTGGCATAATTTGATCGATGTTATTCTTTACTTTATCAAGTTTCCCAGTTAAGGTTGTGTATTAAATGAGCTTAGATGGAAGCAAGGAATGGCATTTTGCTCAAACCGGTACATACATATCAGTACCTACCAGTTTGCATATGAACTGGCATGCTGACCTCCCAATTTCTGACGGTCCACGTGCGAGACGGGGTTTACTGGGAACTGGCACATGGATCGCCCAATTTCAGATGGTCTACATGCATAGCAGGGCTTGATAAATGTGCTTTATAGAGGTCTACCTGTGTAATTTTGTGGGAGTTTTATTTCCATTTATAGAGGTCTTGTTAGAAGATAGATGTGCTTTATGATGCATGGAGTTTATTTGTGATGCATCAAACTGAGGTCGGTGACCACTTCATATTTCTGCATCTGGAAAGTTTTACTAATTTAGGCTTGTCTTTTTTCCCATTTAAAGGATGATGACCATGACATGGATGTGGATACAGCAGCATCAGCAGTCCAAGGTCCAGCCAAGCACTCTATACCGGAACTTGAAATTTACTGTTACTTGCTTGTTCTCATATTTCTTATTGACCAAAAGAGATACAATGAGGTGATTTTATTACATCGTAATTCTCTTCATTTTGTTGCTGAAATTGAAATGTTAAATTTTCTGATTATTTTATATCTATTGTGTACCAGGCTAAAGCATGTTCTTCTGCTAGTATTGCTCGCTTAAGGAACATGAACCGAAGAACTGTGGATGTTATAGCTGCTCGCCTGTATTTCTACTACTCATTCACTTATGAACTCACAAATAGTCTAGCTGAAATTCGTGGGTGCGTACAATGAACTTTTATGTCCTCATGAAATAGTACTTGTCTAGTGGAATACTGTAGGACTACAGGATAGCTAAGAAATCAGAATTTTTATCTACTGCTGATGTTTCCATTACATTGTTCTTCCCATCAGGACCCTTCTTGCTTTGCATAGGATGGCAACTTTAAGGCATGATGAGTTGGGTCAGGTTTGTTGCTTGTAAAACATGAAGGTTGTGAACTATTATGAAGTTCATATTGGCTAACCATAATGGGTGATTGCAGGAAACCCTTCTGAATCTTCTACTTCGCAATTATCTTCACTACAACTTGTACGACCAGGCTGAGAAGCTGAGGTCAAAAGCACCACGTTTTGAGGCACACTCAAATCAACAGGCAAAAACCTCTTAGAACTTAATGTTTTCGACTTTTGCATGAAAAAATGTCATGAATGAAATTGTTTTTCTTCTTGGCTTTATACTTTTTGCCTTAGATGACATTCATATGATGATTATGTATTTATATCACGACACTGATCATTGTAAGAGCATAATGTTAATGTTTTCTGTGTTTCTCTCCTGCAGTTCTGTCGTTATCTACTCTACCTTGGAAAAATTAGAACCATTCAGTTGGAATATACGGATGCCAAAGAGAGCCTCCTGCAAGCTGCTCGGAAAGCACCAGTTGCTGCACGTGGGTTTCGGATCCAGTGCAACAAGTGGGCTGTCATTGTCCGTCTACTTCTTGGAGAGATCCCCGAAAGAACTGTTTTCATGcagaaaggcatgaagaaagctTTGACACCATATTTTGAGCTTACTAATGTGAGTATTTGCTGACTGAGAAACAATACTTGATTGCAACCTTAGTTACTGGGAGTTCTATTTTTGTGGTTTTAGGCTGTGCGGATTGGAGATTTGGAGCTATTTAGAACTGTTGCAGATAAATATTCAGGAACTTTCAGTTCAGACAGGACCCGCAATTTAATTGTCAGACTACGCCACAATGTGATAAGGACTGGACTCCGCAATATTAGCATTTCATACTCTCGTATTTCCCTTGCTGATGTAGCTAGAAAACTGAGATTGGACTCTGAGAATCCTGTGGCTGATGCAGAAAGCATAGTGGCCAAAGCCATCAGAGATGGTGCAATAGATGCAACTATTGATCATGCCAATGGATGGATGGTCTCTAAGGAGACTGGGGATGTCTACTCGACTAATGAACCTCAGATTGCATTCAATTCCAGGATCGCCTTCTGCCTAAACATGCACAATGAGGCCGTGAGAGCACTGAGGTTCCCACCAAACTCCAATAAGGAGAAAGAAAGTGAAGAGAAGAGACGGGAGAGGCAACAGCAAGAGCAAGAGCTTGCTAAGCATATAGCAGAGGAAGATGACGACTTCTAATCGAGTCCCAAGAAAAGGTAATTCAAGTGCTTTAGGTGCATCTCTTGTACTGGAATTTGCATTGCTTTATGAGATGGTGAAAAGGAATCAAGTT is from Musa acuminata AAA Group cultivar baxijiao chromosome BXJ3-8, Cavendish_Baxijiao_AAA, whole genome shotgun sequence and encodes:
- the LOC135644061 gene encoding probable 26S proteasome non-ATPase regulatory subunit 3: MTADVEMKEVQAFSNSVSSAGVPSTLQHMKEIASLIESGAQAKEVRRIVRAVRLTMMLRRKLRAPLVAAFLGYVLTPASEVFAKLSSYLPKDDDHDMDVDTAASAVQGPAKHSIPELEIYCYLLVLIFLIDQKRYNEAKACSSASIARLRNMNRRTVDVIAARLYFYYSFTYELTNSLAEIRGTLLALHRMATLRHDELGQETLLNLLLRNYLHYNLYDQAEKLRSKAPRFEAHSNQQFCRYLLYLGKIRTIQLEYTDAKESLLQAARKAPVAARGFRIQCNKWAVIVRLLLGEIPERTVFMQKGMKKALTPYFELTNAVRIGDLELFRTVADKYSGTFSSDRTRNLIVRLRHNVIRTGLRNISISYSRISLADVARKLRLDSENPVADAESIVAKAIRDGAIDATIDHANGWMVSKETGDVYSTNEPQIAFNSRIAFCLNMHNEAVRALRFPPNSNKEKESEEKRRERQQQEQELAKHIAEEDDDF